Within Actinobaculum sp. 313, the genomic segment GCCACGACACAAGGAAGGGCTACTCCTCGTCGTCGCCACCGCTATCGGCACAATTCTCAGCCGCTTCCTGCGCTTTCCTGAACCTTTCTACCTCATCGGCTCCGCCGCCTTCGTTCTAGCGTTAGGTTGGCTCATCATCGAGCTAGCCTTTGCTACCAATGCGAAACGCGCCTTCACCCACTCCATCAACCGTACAACATAAGCCGCAAGGAGAAACAGTATGCACATTCAAGCCGCAGACCTCGGCGTCACCATCGATGGAACGCCGATCTTCACCGGAATCGAACTGGATCTGGATGGTGGCCACATGGTGGCGCTGACCGGACCATCGGGTTCCGGCAAGACCACCTTGCTGAACTGCCTTGGGCTTATCCTGCAACCCAGTTCGGGTGAGGTCACCATCAACGGACAGGTAACGAACTCCTGGCGCGACAAGCGTCGCACTGCCTTCTGGGCACAGCACGCCGCGTTCATCTACCAGGACTATGGCATTGTGGAAGATGAGACCGTCGCCTACAACACGACCTTCAAGAGCTTCGCACGCGGCGAGGCGGACGATATTCTCCGCCATGTCGGCTTGGACGGGCGAAAAGACGCTCGCGCGGGAGTGCTCTCCGGCGGAGAAAAGCAGCGGCTCGGAGTCGCCCGCGCCATGTACAAACACGCCGACGTCATCTACGCCGACGAACCCACCGCATCACTCGACGAGGACAACCGCAACCTCGTCAGCTCTTTGCTACGGGAACGCGCCAATGCCGGCGTCTTAGTCATTATCGCCACCCACGACAATCGGCTCGTCCGGCAGTGCGACACCGAGTACAAGATCCGCTGAGCCATCAAAGAAACCACTGGTGATCACGGCGAGTCCTCAGTCCCGATATCTCGCGCTCGCCAAGCCCCGGCAGCAAGCACCCTGCTGCGGTCACGGCTCTAGGCACGAAGGTGCAGGGCATTCTCTCCGACGACCAGGCTGTTTCCCAGTGGTGGCGCATGCTGCGAAGAAGTGTCGCCTTTTTCAAGAAGTTGAGGATTTATCGCGACACTTCTCGCAAATCCCTCCACTTCTTGAAGCGTGGGCAGGGAGCGTCCCGCCCCTCCATGTATCGCGTCGACGGCGAGCATCGCGTCGACGCGAGCGCGCCGTCAATGGCCCCGGCGGCGCCAGTCACTCCATCCCCCGCATCGGCCCCACGGACTGCTTCCGGGCAGCCTAACGCGTGCAGATGCCGAAGAGTCACCTGCATCCGCCACGCAACCTGCTCGCTTCTCACCCTTGCAAGCACCCTATACACTTTCTGCAACCCATACACCCGCCACAACCCATACACGACGAGCCGCCCCCGAGGCACCCGTAGCAACGCAAGGCACCAGCCACCAGAGGACTCACAGCCACCGCTACCACCAGCACCCGGTGGCGTCACGAGGTAACGACGGCTAGGTGGCTTATGCGGCATCGCCACAAGCACCCGGTGGCGTCGCGAGGTACCAACTGCCAGATGACTGATACAGCATCACGACAAGCACCCAACGGCATCGCGGGCTGACCGACCGCCAGGTGACCATACGCCACCACCTCAAGTCCCCAGCAATCCCGAGCAACACCAGACGGCACATACACAGCCACCAGCACCCGGTAACATTCCCCTGTGGCAAAAGCACTGATTGTCGGCGCTGCCATCGTCGACTCTCTCGAATCGCCCACGCGGCTCCTCGCCGCGCAGCGCTCCTACCCCCAGGAGCTCGCGGGGCGATGGGAGTTCCCCGGCGGGAAAGTCCAGTCTAGCGAAAACCCTGAGAACGCCCTGCTGCGGGAAATTCGCGAGGAGCTCGGCTGCGGCATTATTCTCGGGCCTCCCGTCGCTCCCGCTGCAACGCACACACCGCCATCCACTTTTGAGTCGCCGGAACCAGACGCATCACCCGTACCTCCACAGCTGGCCTCGCCACCGCAACCGTCGGCGACGATGCAGCCGACACTCACGCCACACTCCACTACACCCGCGAATTCCTCCACCGCATCACCTCCCACCGGCGAACACTCTCGCACAACTGAGACCGCTCCGACCACCCTTCACGAACCCACACGCACAACCAACACCACTCCTCACCACCCCATGCCGACATCCTGCGCCCCGTTTCCTGCTTCTCGAAGAGGATTCGGACGACACGAATCCCTGCCAGCATCCCGTACCGCGCCTTCCCGCCCGGCGCTTGGCCGCTACCTGGAGGCCGTGTCATGCTCCTATGGCTCGCTACAATCACTCCAGGAGAATTCCCTCATCGCGGCAAGGACCATCTACAACTGCGGTGGGTCACCGCCGACGACGTCGCTACGCTCAGCTGGCTGACCGGTGACCGGCAGATCATTCCGACTATGCAGCAGCTCTTGACTCGCTAATGCTTCAGCACCCGCTCCGCGATCACGTCGCAAACTGAACCTCAGAAGGCAAACTTCCTCGAACCACCATCCCAACGCGTTCGAGTTGCGGGAGTACGGCCCTGGCCAGCAAACTTCCTCGAACCACCATCCCGCCCCACCTTCCTTCCACGCCGCAGAAGACGGGAAGCAGACCGGCAGCGGCGGGCTCGCCGTCGCCGTCGACACATGGAGAGGCGGACCGCTCCCTGTCCAAGCGTCAAGAAGTGGAGGGATTTGCGAGAAATGTCGCGACAAATGCTCCACTTCTTGAAAAGGGCGACACTTCTTCGCAACGTGTTGACCGAACCAGGCCGACCCGTGTCAGTCCACACCCTCACCGAAGCTGCATCTTCCGCCACGTCAAGGCAGATCCCGGGGCCGTGAATCACTGCGCGCCTTCTGCGAAGGCGCGCAGTAGCTCTTCCACCGAGATCTGGCCGGGAAGCAGTCCCTGCCCCCAGTCGATTGACGCCCATGCCGCCGCAGAACCGTAACGGTACCCCTCACGCTTAGAACGCAGCCCCTCCGGCCCCATCGCAACCGCTATGATCGGGCGATCATAGCGCCCCCTGACGGCGCGCGTCGCCTCCAACAGATGTTGCACATCCTCATCCCCACGCGCGGTTACCGCAAGATGCGCGACCACGCCGGGAACCTCCAGCAACTCTTCCAACTCCATCTCCAGCATGTCGCAATCGGGAGTGCCCGCCAACTCTGCCTGCGAAAGCACGACCATGAATCCGAGTTCTTGGGCGCGCCGCGCCAAACTGGTGGCCGAGGGATTCGAGAACTCGACATCCAGCATTACCCGTGTCGGCTCAACCTTGGCATGCACGAGCATATCCAGCAGTTCCGCCAACATAACTCCGTAATGCCCAGGCGAAATGTCGGCCTCACCGCCCTGGCCGGCAGTCCGCAGCGTCAACATGAGCGGGAGCCTCGTGGTGGCCAGCACCTCCGGAATGGCCTCCACCGCATCGGCGAGAGAACGCGACGCGTGGCTTCCCACCAGATAATCAAGACGCCATTCCACAACATCCGCTCCTGCCATCTCGGCCGAGCGCGCATGTTCAGCGAACATTGCTCCCGTCGTGTCATACACCGGAACGATGATCGCCGCACCAGGATGACGCAACTCAGGAACCATCACCAGTTCACTCCTCCAGATCCGCCGCTACCATCGTCATCGCCCTGCTGACGCTGGTACTGCTGCTCACCCTCCTGATTACGCCTCTGCAATTCCTCTTCCTCCTCGCTCATCGTCGGCTCAGGAGAAGGTTCGTCATCTCCATCATCCGGCTCCTCCGTGGGCTCGGGATCGTTTTTCGAGGGGTCGTCTGTTGGGTCCTGGTCTTGCTGTTGTTGCTGCTCCTGTTGCTTGTCATCCTGCCGTTGCTCGACGTCGCTGTTCCCTTCACCGTTGTAGCAGGGATGCAGTGCCTGCACCGCCTGCTCGTACAGCTGGGCGGAGCTCTCAGCATCGCCGGAATCAGCCGCCGCATCCCCCTGCATTTCATAACCAACGGAGAGATTCCGCCGCACTTGGCACTCGGGAACGTGGTCCGGGTCCACCACCATTCCCGACGCATCCGTCTCCGCCTTTGGTACCAAGTCCAAGGCCTTCTCCAGGTAGGGAACACCCGTGTCCGGCGCGCCGTCGGCCAAATATACTGTTCCGCGTGAGTAGGGCAGACGCCATTCGCCCAGAAGTGTCGGCGTCAGCCCATCAGCCTTCCGGTACGACGACGTCGCGCCGTCGTAGTTCTCATTCCCGTATGCCGAACCTCCTCTGGCTGCGAACAGCCACATCAGGCTCGTCCATAGCAGCGCCAGCACCAGCACGGACAAGATGATAATATCCGCGACGCGCCAGCCGCGGCCCGAGTACTTTCTACGCATTCCGTTCATGGCCGGACCTCCCGCGCTCATCGCCGGACCTCGCGCATCATCTTCGCCGTGGACTGCCGGCCACTAATCCGCCCGCCACTGGCGCCAAGTGCCGCACCGCCCGCAGCGGTTGCCGCACCTCCTGGACCACCGGACCCACCAAGCGTGCCACCCGCCCGGCGCCGTTCAATACCTGTCAGCGCGCGCATGTTACGCACCTGCGGAACCAGCGCAGCGATCTCCCACATCGCCAACACGGCGAGGAGCAGGCCGAAAGGCCATATACGCGGACTGTAAATGGAACTCTCCTGCCGCGCCTGCGCCTCTGCCACCAAACCGGTGGTGTCTTCCGTCAATGATTCCACTCCCCCAGGAGCGGTGCGATGTTCATAGTTCACGCCCAACTGGGAGCTGATCGTCTGCAATGCTTCTTCATCGATCCGAGAAAGAGCAGTCTCGTTGCTATCGGGGTCCTCGATATAATTCCCCTCGGTCCCGTCATACTCCATCTCTTTCATCTGACCGCCTTCGGGGGTTCCATAGCCAAGTACGGCTCCACCGTCGATTTTATCCGCGAGGCCGCCGTAATCGAGTTGCGCGTTCACACTATCGTCTCTGGTCTCCCCGTCAGAGAACAGGTAGACCAGGCGCACATGGTCCGGATTCTTTTCTTGGGAGCGAGTTAGGACCTCATCAAGCCTCTCAACCGGACGATTCATATTGGAACCATGCGAGCTTGCAGTCACCTCCCGGTCATACACATCCACCCAGGACCGCACCGCATTGGTATCGGTTGTTACCGGCAGTTGCGTCGTCGCCGACGAGTCGAAGGCAATAATCGAATAGCGCGCATTGGGATAAGCCTCAAGCAGTTCCAAAAGGTCCGACTTCACGCCGTTCATACGCTGCTCCGAGCCGTTGTAGTCCTCTGCCGCCATCGAACCGGTACGGTCCACCACAAAATACACCTCAACCGGAACAACACCGGTTGTCGGTAGCACCGCGACTCCCGGAGCCGCACCGCACAGTGCAACTGCCACAACCATGAGTGCGCGGCGCACCCATGCCACAATGGCGGATCGCCCCTGTACGCGCGACCTCCTCCAACCGAGGAAGCACACCGCCAGTCCCCCTATGAGCACCGGAATCACAATGAAAGCGGGCCATAACCATGTGAATCTCATAGACGCAGCCTCCAACCCAGCCCGATTATTCCGCCCACTCCAAGGAGTGCGAATACCGGCCATATGCCCGGATGATCAGACACAATGGTCTCCGCGTCGATTTCCAAATCGGCGGCGTCCTGAGCTTGCACGTCCTTCACAATCTGGTCGCCTGCATCGGCATCGTCGGCGTAGAAGAAGTTCCCGCCAACTGATGTCACTGCTTCCTCCATCTCCTCTGCATACGATTCCGTAAGCCAAGAGCCAGGGTCCGGATCGATAAACAAACCGTTGATGCGGATGTTACGGTCTTGCAGGATCTCTACCGCATCCTCCAGTTCGAAAATTGCAGACCCTTCGACGATGTTATCAGTTGCCAGGATCACGGTACGGGAGCGATCCTGCGTCGAATAATCAAAGGCACGTGAGCAGGAAACGAGACCGTCGCCAACCAGAGACGACCCTAACCAGTTATCTACAAGAGTGCCTTCGGCAAATGCTTTGTACTCGTCCACATCTTTTTCTGAGACGTAACCCGTACTCAGATCAATATCGACGTCGAGCGCGGTTGCCGCGATCTCCAGCTGGTCCTGAATCATGTCGTAGTCATCCGTAAGCGGGAAAACTGTGCGCGCCGACGAATTGAAAATCACCAAGGCCACGCGTTCCCCCTCGAAGGAATCCACGATCTCGGAAAACGCCTCCACAACCTGCGAGTCGAACTGGATCACGGAGCCCGAGATATCCAGGCATAAGACGATGTCGCGCGAGGCCATATTTCGCTGCAGCACTTCCGCTGAACTAGGGCGGGCGGCGACGACGGAGGAGGAAAGAGTGACCAGTGCAGCGCATGCGAGGGCAGCCACAATTCCCGCCCGATAGCGCCGTAAACGCGTACGGAACAACTCACTGGAGCGCGCGGAGAGTGTGTGAGCCACTTTGACGGAGCGCTGCTGTTTATCCGCGTGCCGCTGCCACGCCACGACGCCGACGAGCGCAGCTACTCCGAGCACTACCGGAATCAGCCAAGGCATTACCATCGTGTAATCACCTCGATTGCCTGGCGGGCTGACGCGTCAATTGTGGCGTCAGATTCGGGCGCGAAACTCGGTTCCTCCCAGGAGCCGATGAGCCGAGAGACGGGGACGAGCTGCGGATAACGCGCCATATCACCTACGGACCACGAAGCCATATCCCGCCTGGTCCGCTCCGAGGTGATATCGCGCATGAGACGAGCCAGAGCCAAATGTTGCGCACGCACGTCCTCACCGCGTGACGACTCCACCAAGTGTCGAACACTGGCCACCCAACGCTCTCTATCCAATCGTGGTACGGGGGCGAAAGCGGGCCGATTCGCCTCGTTCTTCCGCCAGCGGATGAAGAAGATCCACGACAGGAGCACCGCCACAAGTACAAGAAACAGTATGACCACCGGACCCGATGGTCCCACGGCAGGGAAAAGGTCATCCGCGGGCATACTGGCGCCTCCGTAGCAGGGCAATAAGGGATGGCATCACGTCCGCGCTGGAGCTGACGGGATCCTGCAGTACCTTGTGCCAGCGCAGAAGTGCCTCGGCCTGCTCCTCTCGCTGAGCGTCTTCACGGCCGATGGCAGCAGCGAGCGCTTCGTCTTCACGCAGGTAGGCCGGCAGTGTAATGCCATCCATATCGATGTCAGACAACGCGTCGATATGTGCGCCTTGTGCACCCAACGTGGTCTGCGTCATCGGCATATCAACCACTCGGAGAACGACCAACTCATGCCGTGCCCGTATCCGCTGGATAGTGTTCTCATCCTCCGGGCCGGGCCAGTGGCAGTCGGTGACAAGAATCATCAAGGAACGGACATGGGAGACGACGAAGGCCCGTTCCAACAGCGCGGAAGGCGTTGACTCGCCATGCGATTCCGCGATGCGACGTGCCGCCGCGCGCAGCAACCGTTCCATATGCGCGGTGCCGTGTTTTGCGGTGTGCGTTTCGATGCCGCTGGAATCGCCGACGACGAGCCCGAGGCTGTCACCGCGTTGCGCGGCGAGAAAAGCCAGAAGATCAGCGCCTTCCATGGCAATGTCGCATTTGCGTTCACCGGACGGCGCCACGGCGCGCATCGCCCGGCTCGAGTCGATCACCAGTTGCGTGCGAATGTCGGTTTCCCGTTCAAAACGGCGGATGATCGGGCGATCATTGCGGGCAGAGATACGCCAATCGATCCGGCGGACATCGTCGCCGGGTTCGTATTCGGTCAGATCCGCAAAGTCGTGGCCATGCCCCGCCATAATCGAGGCATGTGCGCCGTCGAGAATACCCGCAGTCCTTCTGACAACGGGCAACCGCAGCCGAGAACGCAGCAACGCGGTGCGGTGTAGTTCGCTGCGCACCGGCGGCGCGGGAGGTAAATGGAATCTGTGTCAGGCATGGGATGACCTCACGGCGTAGGGACGACGTTGAACACGGAGTCGATAATCGATTCGGCGGTGACTCCGCTGGCAAGTGCGTCATACGTGCGCACGATGCGATGGCGAAGAACCGGGTAACGCAGCTCCTTGACGTCGTCGGGAATGATGTAATTGCGACCAGCCTGCAGTGCACGCGCCTGAGCCGTCTGCATCAGTGCAAGGCCGCCACGCGGCGAGGCACCAACTGTCACCCGTTGGCCGATATCGGCGATGGGACGTGGGCCGCCGCCGCGCGTGGTGTTGATAATAGCGACGATGTAGGCGGCAACCGAAGAGTCCACGTACACCTTGCGCGTCATGGACTGCAGGAAAAGGATGTCATCGGTTGAGATCGGTTCCACGCCCTCCGGCCGACCGAAGGAATCCTCCGCCGTGCGGGTGAGAATATCGACCTCCTCGTTAGGCTCGGGGTAGCCCAGGATCTCCTTCATAAGGAAGCGATCCATCTGCGCCTCCGGCAAGACGTAGGTGCCCTCTTCTTCAAGCGGGTTCTGCGTTGCCATCACCATGAAAGGTTCGGGAAGGCGGTAGATACGACCACCGATGGAGGTCTGGCGCTCCTGCATGGCTTCCAGCATGGCCGACTGCGTCTTCGCCGACGAACGATTGATCTCGTCAAGCAGCACCATGTTGGCATGGACCGGCCCGAGCTGAGTCGTAAAACGCCCGGACTCGTAGGAATAGATCTGGGTGCCGACGATGTCATTCGGCATCAGGTCAGGAGTGCACTGGATACGCGAGAAGGTGCCAGAGAAAGCCTCTGCTAGCGTCGTCGCCGCCGTCGTCTTTGCGAGCCCAGGAACAGATTCCAATAGCACATGACCACGCGCCATTAGCGATGTTACAAGCGCGTTGTATAGCGCCTCCTGACCCACAACCCGGCCGCGGAAAATCTCGCGCACGCGATCAAGCAGTGATCCCACGCGTGCCATCTGCTCATCGGTGATCATTCCGTCAGCGAGTTTCTCGGTCACCTTGTCTCCCTTCGTGAAGCCAGACGGCTCCGAACCGATCGCCTCGGCATCGGCTTCGAGCGAGTTCACTGCCGGGCGCATCATGTGAGACCACGAACGGTGAATTCAGCAAGGCTTGCCGAGGACGCTTACCAGTACCTCAGCCTAAAGGCAGCCCGCGAATCCTTCCAGGCAGGAGTATGGGTATTGATACCCATACTTTCAGCTTGACAAATCACATATCAGCATACTCACGCAGTTCAGAGGGTATTTTGGCTTGCGCTTGAGAGTGTTTAACGGGAGATTCAATTCGTTAGTGTCCAAATAGTGACACATCGCCGCTCGTAATTCAGGCAGGAATGGGGATGATCCACCTTCCGGCACGGCGGAGTGCTGCTCCGCCCTTGGACGCAGCGGGGCGGAGCGGCCCGTTTTCAGCCCCAGCGGGGTGGTCGCTCCACGTTCAGCCCCAGCGGGGTGGTCGCTCCACGTTCAGCCCCAGCGGGGTGAAAGCAGCGGTTCTTGTTCACAACGAGGTGGTCGGTCCGGCACGGGAGAACGCGCTATCCCGCTCCGCCGGGAGTGCATGCTACGGGGAGTCACACCGCGATTGGTGGACCTATTCGCGAATCCGCGCCAAACCTGGAACAATCAGAACCACTGACAGCAGCTAAGAGACCTGAGAGCTTCGATGCCACCTCCCCACCACGCGACGCGCATGACTCCGATGTGTCCAACACGCACGCCTCCCATGTGCCCGAAGGGCATGACTCAAATACGTCCGGCACAGACGACTTGGCACCAGTTCGCGCCGATTCCGCGCCGACTCCCACCGGTGGCTAGCGTCGCCGACGTCGGGCTGATCGCAGCGCCGTTCGAAGGTCGAGCCACGCGAAAATACAGAGGAGCAGAACACTGTCACCTCGCTCACGCCGTATATAACACTTTTGTTGCTATTCGCCAGTGAAGCCCGAAAACGCTAGCCGGGCGGCCCCCTCTTCCGCTAGCGTGAAATGCACCGTCGCCGGATTCCGGGTCCGGGCGGTCAATAGCCGGAACGCGCGGCGCGCAGTCACCGTGCGGAACACTCGGAGATCCGGCGAGGAATATACGTACATATAGTGAAGGCGACAGCTAGAGGCATGACAACTGGAGACTGGATAGGGCAGAATTTCGAACCTGAACGCGAGGCCGCACCAAGCGAGTCGGTTTCGCGCAGGCCGTTCTATTTCCTTGTGTTCGCTGCGGTCGTTCTCCTCGTCGTCGTGATGTCCGTGTTCTACATCAAGGTGATACGTGCCGGTCAACAGGCCGCCAATCCTGGTGGACACACAGGCGCCGAAGTGGCAGAGTCCACTGCCGAACCCTCCACCTCGCCCCTCTCGGATGATGACTCTGAATTGTTTGGCACCCGCGCAGAACTGACTAGCCTCGTGGAGAATCCGACGTGTTCTGACCCCAGCGACGACGCCGAAGTTTTCATTTCTTTTGCCGAGGCTTCAGAGAATGCCGGGGAAAGCGCCTCCACCACTATCAGTGATGCACTCAGCAAAGTCGGTGCGTCCTGCGACACCGAGTACGCGATTGACCTGCGCTACCTGCTAATTAACACTGACAACCCGAGCGAACTGGTTGAAGAGGCAGAGAAGACCTCCTGGATCACCCCCGCTTCACCGGCTCCCGACGACGCCATTGAGGCAAGCGAGTTCACGACACCAGCGAACAACATCCGCTGCATTATCGCCGATGACAACGTCTCCTGCTCAATCTACGTGTACGACTATCCTTCTCCCGACGGGTGCGAGGGAAAGACAGCCACTTATCATGTCGAAAGCATTGGCGACGTCACCGCAGATTGCAACTCCGAGCTCAACACGTCGGTGACCCTTGACTACGACACAACAATCAAACACAACGGCTTCGCCTGCTCGATTTCCAAGTCGGAGGGAGTGACTTGTTGGAGTGAAGTATCGGGCCATGGATTCCAGTTGCGTCGAGCAGCAGACCGTACTTTCTGAGGCGCCGCGTGCTTCGGTTTCTTCGGTAGCCACGAGGCGCTTGAGTGCTCCTAACAGTTTCATAATTAGAACTTCACTCGATGCTCCTTCGTCGTCTCTCCCGCAATTCCGGCTGGATTCCGCAGTACCACGGCGCCTGGCCCATGATCACCGTGCCGCCTCTCCTCGGCATTATCGCGGGAGGTTGGCGTGCGATCCACGTTCTTTTACTTGCGCTGTGGTGGTCTGGGTACTTCCTGTTCTACGCCGCGAGCGTATGGCTACGCTCGCGAATGCGGCCACGCTATTGGCCGCCGGTGCGCGCCTATGGGATCGCTGTTGCCTTACTCAGCCTTGCCACCGCTGCTGCAGCCCCCTACCTGCTACGGTGGGTGCCGCTGTTTCTACCGCTGGTGGCTGCCGCCGCGTGGGCCGCGTGGCGGCGCAGTGAACGCTCCCTCGCCAACGGCGTCGACACCGTTCTCGCGGCCAGTCTGATGCTTCCAGTCTGTTACGACGCCGCCTTGACTGGGCACGGTTGGCATCACCTGGCGGGACACAGCTGGCACGGCACAGCCCCGCATATCTGGGCAATGACGGCGTTTGTCTGGGCGTATTTCACGGGCACGATTCTGTATGTGAAGACGAATGTGCGGGAGCGGGGATCACGCCGCTACCTCGTGGCGTCCATTGCCTGGCATGCGGTGTGGTGTGGTGCGGCGGCTCTGGCAGCGGCCATCGCCAATAGCAGCCTTCACATCACATGGTGGCATGCCGGGGTGTGGTTACTTTTGACGATAAGGGCCACCGCCGTACCACTCGCCGGTCTGCGCGGACATCCGATATCAGTCAAGGTGATCGGGCTGGGCGAAGTGCTCTCGGTTCTCCTGGTCGCCGTCAGTTTGCTGGCCAGTTAGGTGGCTGAGTGG encodes:
- a CDS encoding VWA domain-containing protein, translating into MRFTWLWPAFIVIPVLIGGLAVCFLGWRRSRVQGRSAIVAWVRRALMVVAVALCGAAPGVAVLPTTGVVPVEVYFVVDRTGSMAAEDYNGSEQRMNGVKSDLLELLEAYPNARYSIIAFDSSATTQLPVTTDTNAVRSWVDVYDREVTASSHGSNMNRPVERLDEVLTRSQEKNPDHVRLVYLFSDGETRDDSVNAQLDYGGLADKIDGGAVLGYGTPEGGQMKEMEYDGTEGNYIEDPDSNETALSRIDEEALQTISSQLGVNYEHRTAPGGVESLTEDTTGLVAEAQARQESSIYSPRIWPFGLLLAVLAMWEIAALVPQVRNMRALTGIERRRAGGTLGGSGGPGGAATAAGGAALGASGGRISGRQSTAKMMREVRR
- a CDS encoding ATP-binding cassette domain-containing protein, whose protein sequence is MHIQAADLGVTIDGTPIFTGIELDLDGGHMVALTGPSGSGKTTLLNCLGLILQPSSGEVTINGQVTNSWRDKRRTAFWAQHAAFIYQDYGIVEDETVAYNTTFKSFARGEADDILRHVGLDGRKDARAGVLSGGEKQRLGVARAMYKHADVIYADEPTASLDEDNRNLVSSLLRERANAGVLVIIATHDNRLVRQCDTEYKIR
- a CDS encoding VWA domain-containing protein, with the protein product MPWLIPVVLGVAALVGVVAWQRHADKQQRSVKVAHTLSARSSELFRTRLRRYRAGIVAALACAALVTLSSSVVAARPSSAEVLQRNMASRDIVLCLDISGSVIQFDSQVVEAFSEIVDSFEGERVALVIFNSSARTVFPLTDDYDMIQDQLEIAATALDVDIDLSTGYVSEKDVDEYKAFAEGTLVDNWLGSSLVGDGLVSCSRAFDYSTQDRSRTVILATDNIVEGSAIFELEDAVEILQDRNIRINGLFIDPDPGSWLTESYAEEMEEAVTSVGGNFFYADDADAGDQIVKDVQAQDAADLEIDAETIVSDHPGIWPVFALLGVGGIIGLGWRLRL
- a CDS encoding YwiC-like family protein — its product is MLLRRLSRNSGWIPQYHGAWPMITVPPLLGIIAGGWRAIHVLLLALWWSGYFLFYAASVWLRSRMRPRYWPPVRAYGIAVALLSLATAAAAPYLLRWVPLFLPLVAAAAWAAWRRSERSLANGVDTVLAASLMLPVCYDAALTGHGWHHLAGHSWHGTAPHIWAMTAFVWAYFTGTILYVKTNVRERGSRRYLVASIAWHAVWCGAAALAAAIANSSLHITWWHAGVWLLLTIRATAVPLAGLRGHPISVKVIGLGEVLSVLLVAVSLLAS
- a CDS encoding type I 3-dehydroquinate dehydratase; protein product: MVPELRHPGAAIIVPVYDTTGAMFAEHARSAEMAGADVVEWRLDYLVGSHASRSLADAVEAIPEVLATTRLPLMLTLRTAGQGGEADISPGHYGVMLAELLDMLVHAKVEPTRVMLDVEFSNPSATSLARRAQELGFMVVLSQAELAGTPDCDMLEMELEELLEVPGVVAHLAVTARGDEDVQHLLEATRAVRGRYDRPIIAVAMGPEGLRSKREGYRYGSAAAWASIDWGQGLLPGQISVEELLRAFAEGAQ
- a CDS encoding DUF58 domain-containing protein; the encoded protein is MRSELHRTALLRSRLRLPVVRRTAGILDGAHASIMAGHGHDFADLTEYEPGDDVRRIDWRISARNDRPIIRRFERETDIRTQLVIDSSRAMRAVAPSGERKCDIAMEGADLLAFLAAQRGDSLGLVVGDSSGIETHTAKHGTAHMERLLRAAARRIAESHGESTPSALLERAFVVSHVRSLMILVTDCHWPGPEDENTIQRIRARHELVVLRVVDMPMTQTTLGAQGAHIDALSDIDMDGITLPAYLREDEALAAAIGREDAQREEQAEALLRWHKVLQDPVSSSADVMPSLIALLRRRQYARG
- a CDS encoding MoxR family ATPase; the encoded protein is MNSLEADAEAIGSEPSGFTKGDKVTEKLADGMITDEQMARVGSLLDRVREIFRGRVVGQEALYNALVTSLMARGHVLLESVPGLAKTTAATTLAEAFSGTFSRIQCTPDLMPNDIVGTQIYSYESGRFTTQLGPVHANMVLLDEINRSSAKTQSAMLEAMQERQTSIGGRIYRLPEPFMVMATQNPLEEEGTYVLPEAQMDRFLMKEILGYPEPNEEVDILTRTAEDSFGRPEGVEPISTDDILFLQSMTRKVYVDSSVAAYIVAIINTTRGGGPRPIADIGQRVTVGASPRGGLALMQTAQARALQAGRNYIIPDDVKELRYPVLRHRIVRTYDALASGVTAESIIDSVFNVVPTP